The Cohnella abietis genome has a segment encoding these proteins:
- a CDS encoding cell wall hydrolase: MSLGYKINKRIGKPIFIAFWALLLAVSLPLAATAAEEKASLADQIKIKLDGKDVKLTDSVKVKADRLYVPVTLLAKLFGAKVRWDAKNDEATVSSAHGDRIVLGDSVPVVYFNDERYLMEALPFQVDGKLYVPLREAVEMLHAKMAWEKKTQTVSLESVPLAVVTEEVDLTEISRQVDSSNRKLLARNGLTAEDAIKAGTKLRVVVPSILSNKAAPFTEKDLLLLAKITQVEAGQESYDSQLAVANVILNRVKDSRFPDTIRDVIYSGKQFPPAHNGLLDKSVPKADALRAAKDALNGKNNVEDAVYFFNPKVSKGEFWSSLTVIDTVGSHRFAK; this comes from the coding sequence ATGAGTCTGGGATATAAGATCAATAAGCGGATTGGCAAGCCTATATTTATAGCATTCTGGGCACTGCTGTTGGCAGTAAGCTTACCGCTTGCGGCTACGGCTGCTGAAGAAAAAGCAAGTTTAGCGGATCAAATAAAAATCAAATTGGACGGAAAAGACGTTAAGCTGACGGATTCCGTGAAAGTAAAGGCGGATAGGCTGTATGTACCTGTCACGTTATTGGCCAAACTATTCGGGGCAAAAGTCCGCTGGGACGCCAAAAACGATGAAGCAACGGTGAGCTCGGCCCACGGAGATCGCATCGTTCTGGGCGATAGCGTTCCGGTTGTCTATTTCAACGACGAGCGATACTTGATGGAAGCGTTACCGTTTCAAGTAGACGGAAAGCTTTACGTTCCTCTTCGCGAGGCTGTAGAGATGCTGCACGCTAAGATGGCCTGGGAGAAGAAGACCCAGACCGTTTCGCTGGAGTCCGTTCCACTTGCCGTAGTGACGGAAGAAGTGGACTTGACGGAAATTAGTCGTCAAGTGGACAGCAGCAATCGCAAGCTACTGGCTCGCAACGGTCTAACCGCAGAAGACGCTATAAAAGCAGGAACGAAGCTTCGCGTCGTCGTTCCCTCGATTCTGAGCAATAAAGCAGCTCCATTCACCGAGAAGGATCTTTTGCTGCTGGCCAAGATTACTCAGGTAGAGGCTGGGCAAGAATCTTATGACAGCCAGTTGGCGGTTGCCAATGTCATTCTGAATAGGGTGAAGGACTCCCGGTTTCCCGATACAATCCGGGATGTAATCTACTCCGGCAAGCAGTTTCCTCCGGCGCATAACGGGCTACTTGATAAAAGCGTGCCGAAAGCCGATGCGCTGCGTGCCGCCAAAGACGCATTGAACGGCAAAAACAACGTGGAGGACGCCGTCTACTTCTTTAACCCTAAAGTGTCCAAAGGAGAATTCTGGTCCAGTCTTACCGTTATCGATACGGTTGGGAGCCATCGCTTTGCGAAATAG